A DNA window from Aureibaculum sp. 2308TA14-22 contains the following coding sequences:
- a CDS encoding GNAT family N-acetyltransferase: protein MIKLIRTNSQNKDFIKLVKLLDADLAIRDGDDHDFYNQFNKLDNIKHAVVLYENEIPLGCGAIKEFESGLAEVKRMFTLHKARGKGIASQILNELENWATELSFKKLILETGVNQPEAIALYKKCGFKRIPNYGQYTGIENSFCFEKVLTAN, encoded by the coding sequence ATGATAAAGCTAATCAGAACCAATTCTCAAAACAAAGATTTTATTAAATTGGTAAAACTGCTTGATGCCGATTTGGCTATACGGGATGGTGACGATCATGATTTCTATAATCAATTCAATAAATTGGACAATATAAAACATGCAGTTGTATTATACGAAAATGAAATACCTTTAGGTTGTGGAGCAATAAAAGAATTTGAGTCAGGATTGGCCGAAGTGAAGCGAATGTTTACTTTACATAAAGCAAGAGGAAAAGGAATTGCAAGTCAAATTTTAAATGAATTGGAAAATTGGGCAACAGAATTAAGTTTTAAAAAACTAATTTTAGAAACAGGGGTAAACCAACCAGAAGCTATTGCTTTATATAAGAAGTGTGGTTTTAAAAGAATACCAAACTACGGCCAATATACCGGAATTGAGAATAGTTTTTGTTTTGAGAAAGTCCTGACTGCCAATTGA
- the xerD gene encoding site-specific tyrosine recombinase XerD: MTWQNALHDYQLYLKIERGLSSNSVENYVRDVKKLILFLEENQIKTSPKTINDEIIQQFIYHISKEVNARSQSRIISGLRSFFDYLIFENYRKDNPTQILETPKIGRKLPDTLAIEEIDLLINQIDLSTPEGERNRAMLETLYSCGLRVTELITLQLSDLFFAEGFIKVTGKGNKERFVPINRETQKYINIYVQQIRNHVNIKKGYEDTLFLNRRGKQLTRNMIFIIIKDLAIKAELGKTVSPHTFRHSFATHLLENGADLRSIQQMLGHESITTTEIYMHVDKTFLKEVVEKYHPRK; encoded by the coding sequence ATGACTTGGCAAAACGCTTTACATGATTATCAATTGTACTTAAAAATTGAACGTGGCTTATCTTCGAATTCAGTTGAAAATTATGTTAGAGATGTTAAAAAACTTATTCTTTTTTTGGAAGAAAACCAGATTAAAACTTCGCCCAAAACAATTAATGATGAAATTATTCAACAATTTATTTATCATATTTCCAAAGAGGTGAATGCCAGAAGTCAATCAAGAATTATCTCAGGCTTGCGTAGCTTTTTCGATTATTTAATTTTTGAAAATTACAGAAAAGATAACCCAACACAGATTTTAGAAACTCCGAAAATTGGTAGAAAATTACCAGATACATTGGCTATTGAAGAAATTGACCTATTAATTAATCAAATTGATTTAAGTACGCCAGAAGGCGAACGCAACCGAGCTATGTTGGAAACCTTGTACAGTTGTGGTTTGCGTGTTACAGAGCTGATTACACTACAACTGTCCGATCTGTTTTTTGCTGAAGGTTTTATTAAAGTAACAGGAAAAGGCAACAAAGAACGTTTTGTGCCAATAAATAGAGAAACGCAGAAATATATCAATATCTATGTTCAACAAATCAGAAACCATGTTAACATAAAAAAGGGTTATGAAGATACATTATTCCTTAACAGAAGAGGGAAACAACTAACTCGAAACATGATTTTTATAATCATAAAAGATTTAGCGATTAAAGCTGAATTGGGCAAAACCGTAAGCCCGCATACATTTAGACACTCCTTTGCTACACATTTACTGGAGAACGGGGCCGATTTACGTTCCATTCAACAAATGTTGGGGCATGAAAGCATTACCACAACTGAAATTTATATGCATGTAGATAAAACTTTTTTAAAAGAAGTAGTAGAGAAATATCATCCGAGAAAATAA
- the aroQ gene encoding type II 3-dehydroquinate dehydratase: MKIIIINGPNLNLLGKREPTIYGNASFEEYFKSLQKKYSKVQLDYFQSNIEGELIDKLHEVGFDYDGIILNAAAYTHTSVGIGDSVKAIESSVVEVHISNVHAREEFRHRSYISANATGIIVGFGLKGYELALQSFIK; encoded by the coding sequence GTGAAAATCATAATTATTAACGGACCAAATTTAAACCTACTCGGCAAACGCGAACCTACAATTTACGGCAATGCTTCTTTTGAGGAATATTTTAAAAGTTTACAAAAAAAATATTCTAAAGTTCAGCTTGACTATTTTCAATCGAATATTGAAGGAGAGCTAATTGACAAATTACACGAAGTAGGTTTTGATTATGATGGCATCATTTTAAATGCGGCTGCTTATACACATACCTCTGTTGGTATTGGCGATTCCGTAAAAGCTATTGAAAGTTCTGTCGTTGAAGTGCATATTTCAAATGTACATGCTCGTGAAGAGTTTAGGCATCGTTCTTACATTTCAGCAAATGCAACTGGTATTATTGTTGGTTTTGGATTGAAAGGGTATGAATTGGCTTTACAAAGCTTTATAAAATAA
- a CDS encoding LexA family protein codes for MSLYTSPNLIFYTPDAFDNTGAILVDATVSAGFPSPADDFKEQRISLDKELIKNKEATFFARVSGQSMIGAGLDNNDLLVVDRSLEPQHNKIAVCFIDGEFTVKRLKVENNCVWLQPENPNYKPIKVTEDNDFLIWGIVTSVIKKV; via the coding sequence ATGAGTTTATATACATCTCCAAATTTAATTTTTTATACTCCCGATGCTTTTGACAATACAGGAGCTATCCTTGTTGATGCTACTGTTTCAGCTGGTTTCCCTTCACCTGCTGACGATTTTAAGGAGCAACGCATTAGTTTGGACAAAGAACTTATCAAGAATAAAGAAGCTACTTTTTTTGCCCGTGTCAGTGGACAATCTATGATTGGTGCCGGATTGGATAACAATGATCTTTTAGTGGTTGACAGAAGCTTAGAACCCCAACATAATAAAATTGCGGTTTGTTTTATTGATGGCGAATTTACCGTAAAGCGTTTAAAAGTAGAAAATAATTGTGTTTGGCTTCAACCGGAAAACCCTAATTACAAGCCTATTAAAGTTACCGAAGACAATGATTTTTTAATCTGGGGAATTGTAACGAGCGTAATTAAGAAAGTGTAA
- the ffh gene encoding signal recognition particle protein: MFSNLSDKLDKAIHVLKGHGQITEINVAETLKEVRRALLDADVNYKIAKDFTKRVKEKALGQNVLTTLNPGQLLVKIVKDELTELMGGETVGINLGGSPTVILMSGLQGSGKTTFSGKLANYLKTKKSKHVLLVGCDVYRPAAINQLRVVGEQIGVEVYAEEGNQNPVEISQNAIKHAKANSKNVVIIDTAGRLAVDDAMMTEISNIHKAVNPQETLFVVDSMTGQDAVNTAKAFNDVLNFEGVILTKLDGDTRGGAALSIKSVVDKPIKFIGTGEKMEAIDVFHPDRMAERILGMGDVVSLVERAQEQYDEEEARKIQKKIAKNQFGFDDFLKQIQQIKKMGNMKDLVGMIPGVGKAMKDIDIDDDAFKGIEAIIHSMTPGERSTPATINASRKKRIAKGSGTSVQEVNQLMKQFNQMSKMMKMMQGGGGKKMMQMMKGMR; the protein is encoded by the coding sequence ATGTTTTCAAATTTAAGCGATAAATTAGATAAAGCCATTCATGTTTTAAAAGGACATGGGCAAATTACCGAAATAAATGTAGCAGAAACACTAAAAGAAGTCCGTAGGGCTTTATTAGATGCCGATGTTAACTATAAAATTGCCAAAGATTTTACCAAACGTGTTAAGGAAAAAGCACTAGGGCAAAATGTATTGACAACCTTAAACCCAGGCCAATTACTCGTAAAGATTGTAAAAGATGAGTTAACCGAGTTAATGGGCGGTGAAACCGTAGGTATTAATTTAGGAGGTTCGCCTACCGTAATTTTAATGTCGGGTTTACAAGGTTCAGGTAAAACTACTTTCTCTGGTAAGTTGGCCAATTATCTGAAAACTAAAAAATCGAAACATGTATTGTTGGTAGGTTGTGATGTTTACAGACCCGCCGCTATTAATCAATTAAGGGTAGTTGGCGAGCAAATTGGGGTTGAAGTTTATGCCGAAGAAGGTAACCAAAATCCTGTTGAAATTTCTCAAAATGCAATAAAACACGCCAAAGCAAACAGCAAAAACGTAGTTATTATAGATACCGCTGGTCGTTTGGCTGTTGATGATGCCATGATGACTGAAATTTCTAACATCCATAAAGCGGTAAACCCACAAGAAACATTATTTGTAGTAGATTCAATGACAGGTCAAGATGCGGTCAACACTGCGAAAGCCTTTAACGATGTATTGAATTTTGAAGGAGTTATCTTAACCAAATTAGATGGGGATACTCGTGGTGGTGCAGCATTATCTATAAAATCGGTTGTTGATAAACCAATTAAGTTTATTGGTACTGGCGAGAAAATGGAGGCTATTGATGTTTTCCATCCCGATAGGATGGCCGAGCGTATTTTGGGCATGGGCGATGTGGTTTCTTTGGTGGAAAGGGCTCAAGAACAATATGACGAAGAAGAGGCTAGGAAAATTCAAAAGAAAATAGCAAAAAATCAATTCGGATTTGATGATTTCTTAAAACAGATTCAACAAATTAAGAAAATGGGAAATATGAAAGATTTGGTGGGTATGATTCCCGGTGTTGGCAAAGCCATGAAAGATATTGATATTGATGATGATGCTTTTAAAGGAATTGAAGCTATTATTCATTCCATGACTCCAGGCGAAAGAAGTACACCGGCAACGATTAATGCAAGTAGAAAAAAGCGTATTGCTAAAGGTTCGGGAACTTCGGTTCAAGAAGTAAATCAATTGATGAAGCAGTTTAACCAAATGAGCAAAATGATGAAAATGATGCAAGGTGGTGGAGGCAAGAAGATGATGCAAATGATGAAAGGAATGCGATAA
- the folD gene encoding bifunctional methylenetetrahydrofolate dehydrogenase/methenyltetrahydrofolate cyclohydrolase FolD, with protein sequence MTILDGKKTSADLKSEIAEAVKQLKTQGKKTPHLAAVLVGNDGASMTYVGAKVKACELVGFNSTLIELPEETSEEKLLQEIEKLNTNDDIDGFIVQLPLPKHIDEQKVIMAVNPDKDVDGFHPTNVGKMTLDLPSFLPATPFGILELLERYQVETSGKNVVVIGRSHIVGRPMSILMSQKRKAGNATVTVAHSRTKNLKELTLKADIIVAALGIAEFLTGDMVKQDAVIVDVGITRVDDATKKRGYKLAGDVHFESVSKKASFITPVPGGVGPMTIAMLLKNTLLACKNKS encoded by the coding sequence ATGACAATTCTTGACGGAAAAAAGACATCAGCCGATTTAAAATCGGAAATTGCCGAAGCGGTAAAACAATTAAAAACACAGGGTAAAAAAACGCCACATTTAGCAGCGGTTTTAGTTGGTAATGATGGTGCTAGTATGACTTATGTCGGTGCCAAGGTTAAGGCCTGTGAATTGGTTGGGTTTAATTCTACTTTAATTGAACTGCCTGAAGAAACCTCAGAAGAAAAGTTATTACAAGAAATTGAAAAGCTCAATACCAATGATGATATTGACGGATTTATTGTGCAATTACCGCTACCAAAACACATTGACGAACAAAAAGTGATAATGGCAGTAAACCCCGATAAAGATGTAGATGGTTTTCATCCGACCAATGTTGGAAAAATGACTTTAGATTTACCTTCTTTTTTACCCGCTACGCCTTTCGGAATTCTAGAATTATTAGAACGTTATCAAGTTGAAACCTCAGGAAAAAATGTTGTTGTTATTGGTAGAAGCCATATTGTAGGAAGGCCAATGAGTATTTTAATGAGTCAAAAGCGTAAAGCTGGAAATGCTACAGTAACTGTTGCCCATAGCCGAACTAAAAATCTAAAAGAATTGACTTTGAAAGCTGATATTATAGTAGCAGCGTTAGGCATTGCCGAATTTTTGACTGGAGATATGGTCAAGCAAGATGCAGTTATTGTCGATGTGGGAATTACTAGAGTTGATGATGCAACAAAGAAGAGAGGTTATAAATTGGCGGGCGATGTGCATTTTGAAAGTGTGAGTAAAAAAGCGAGTTTTATAACACCAGTCCCAGGTGGTGTTGGACCAATGACTATTGCCATGTTATTAAAAAACACATTACTAGCTTGCAAGAATAAAAGTTAA
- a CDS encoding YybH family protein produces the protein MSLRIKTVFLLLLLTASVYGQEYVGKGEDVSAILKSSKAFSKAYIDGDIDKLTSFYSKDGKIFPEKSDIIEGYDAIKKRWKLPKHIKIISHKATPKEINVIDGYAYDYGYYEGSSKNAKNDTTTAFKGKYVIVWKKENQDWKMYLDIWNSLE, from the coding sequence ATGTCGCTAAGAATTAAAACTGTATTTCTATTATTATTGTTAACTGCTTCCGTTTATGGACAAGAGTATGTTGGTAAAGGTGAAGATGTAAGTGCCATATTAAAGAGCAGTAAGGCGTTTTCTAAAGCTTATATAGATGGCGATATTGATAAACTAACTTCTTTTTACAGCAAAGACGGTAAAATATTCCCTGAAAAATCGGATATTATTGAGGGTTATGATGCCATTAAAAAAAGATGGAAATTACCTAAACACATAAAAATAATATCTCATAAAGCCACGCCAAAAGAAATAAACGTAATTGATGGTTATGCTTATGATTACGGCTACTATGAAGGAAGCTCTAAGAATGCCAAAAATGATACAACTACAGCTTTTAAGGGAAAGTATGTAATTGTTTGGAAAAAAGAGAATCAAGATTGGAAAATGTATCTTGACATCTGGAATTCACTAGAATAA